In Acidobacteriota bacterium, the DNA window AGCGAAACTCGTCGATGTCGAGCTGGGAAGGGACAGCCGGGGAAGCGGGATGGGAATGGTAGATCCCCATCAGGCGGCGCGGGGACCCCCGCAGTTGGCGGAAGAAGTTGAAGAGGTCTTGGGGGGCCACTTCGAAGCGGGTGGGCGAGGCCGCCGCGTTGGTCATGGGGACGGCTTGATCGATGCGGCCGTCCCTTCCCGTCAGAAATCCGCAGCACTCCAAAGGCGCCTGTTGCCGGGCCTGCCCCACCATCAGATCGAGCACGTCCGTGCAAATGGCCACGTCTTCCGGCTCCAAACCTTTCCCTCCCTGATCCGCGCTCATCCGCTTCTCCAAGCTACCAGTAAGAC includes these proteins:
- a CDS encoding M67 family metallopeptidase, with the translated sequence MSADQGGKGLEPEDVAICTDVLDLMVGQARQQAPLECCGFLTGRDGRIDQAVPMTNAAASPTRFEVAPQDLFNFFRQLRGSPRRLMGIYHSHPASPAVPSQLDIDEFRYPEATYWIISLAQEPPSIRCWRWVRMGFREVNYRRERSSRLGR